In Promicromonospora sp. Populi, one genomic interval encodes:
- a CDS encoding OmpA family protein, producing MSRVAEASVQAALADAALQARAGRYDDARRLLDSIGGQHSDDVAVLDLLARVHAQRGDLARADACWARVEHLDPEHAGARDGRRRIRAMWGGRRTGGGLVLGAAAAALLLAGGGAVAGWGFANRSAEQQADPAVAQELAQLRHDLNQIRTATPPPPPPPSSSEGTTSRETALREVRDALGDQRWTTTLDARSVLVTFRDPVFQAGGAETSRSGADALTGLAGLLGDLTDVEVTVIGHTSNTAPVPGSRYLDNAEVSLARALAAAQVISADSGIPLSAVDVAGAGAVDPPYPNTSDANRARNQTVTVAIEVVP from the coding sequence GTGAGCCGCGTCGCCGAGGCCTCAGTCCAGGCCGCACTGGCCGACGCCGCCCTGCAAGCCCGGGCCGGGCGGTACGACGACGCGCGGCGCCTGCTCGACTCGATCGGCGGCCAGCACAGCGACGACGTCGCGGTCCTCGACCTGCTGGCCCGTGTGCACGCCCAGCGCGGCGACCTGGCCCGGGCCGACGCGTGCTGGGCCCGCGTCGAGCACCTCGACCCGGAGCACGCCGGGGCCCGCGACGGGCGCCGCCGGATCCGCGCGATGTGGGGCGGACGGCGCACCGGCGGGGGCCTCGTGCTGGGCGCCGCCGCAGCCGCCCTCCTGCTCGCCGGGGGCGGGGCCGTGGCCGGGTGGGGCTTCGCGAACCGCTCGGCCGAACAGCAGGCGGACCCCGCGGTGGCCCAGGAGCTCGCGCAGCTGAGGCACGACCTGAATCAGATCCGTACGGCCACACCGCCGCCGCCGCCGCCGCCGTCGTCGTCGGAAGGAACTACGTCGCGCGAGACAGCCCTGCGGGAGGTGCGGGACGCGCTGGGAGACCAGCGCTGGACCACGACGCTCGACGCGCGCTCCGTCCTCGTCACGTTCCGCGACCCGGTGTTCCAGGCCGGTGGCGCCGAGACGTCCCGGAGCGGGGCGGATGCTCTTACGGGCCTCGCCGGGCTGCTCGGTGACCTGACCGACGTCGAGGTGACGGTCATCGGCCACACGAGCAACACCGCACCCGTTCCGGGCAGCCGCTACCTCGACAACGCCGAGGTGAGCCTGGCCCGGGCGCTCGCGGCGGCGCAGGTCATCTCGGCGGACAGCGGGATCCCGCTGAGCGCGGTGGACGTGGCCGGCGCGGGCGCCGTCGACCCGCCGTACCCCAACACGAGCGACGCGAACCGCGCCAGGAACCAGACGGTGACGGTGGCGATCGAGGTG
- a CDS encoding Hsp70 family protein, whose protein sequence is MRDTIDIGIDLGTTNSAVAEAKGASAEVVRNAQNVEFTPSAVYVSRTGSVLVGQKAGARVVADPDNACAEFKLRMGRRDQDKLFEASGRTMSPEEMSAEVLKSLRGDVQRRTGEPVETAVITVPAAFTADQTAATSRAAELAGLKAAPLLQEPTAAVWAYTADAKAPDKGFWLVYDFGGGTFDAAVVKIEDGEFMVVNHAGDNSLGGKRIDWAIVEDYLLPRLQQDHGLTDVTADNPRYRGVLAQLKGLAEAAKIELAQQDSVEIEAEIRVEAGRDVEFYCELTRDNLADIARPLVASSIRLCRQSLSESAIPPEAFERLLLVGGSSQLALVREMLADPVEGLGIPLDHSLDPMTVVARGAAIYAATQRIPQEVRAAAPVVPGRALLNLEYSAAGLDADPLLGGRVQADDIADWTGGTVEIRNTTTKPPWTTGAVALRQDGSFSVRLRATEFATHSFTVTVHDPAGTEQATYQPGFTYQRKSGGMGGAPTMSHSISVGLVGNTLVPLVRRNTELPSTGRVNGLRTTQAVDRRSGNGLMRIPILTGEHARADRNTVVGQLVVRSDDIERDLPLGTEVEVVVRVDSSFRIEAEAYVPFLDAEFAIDVDLSRPVLPELADLRAARTALDTRYHDLRSQGEQIRATEALARLDRLDTDSIMEEIDRLLRQSEADPDALATCQARLLDADSALDEVDELLELPKIVEEGREAQGIANEVVAEAGNGRYTDELRRAEAELEDAIAEGNRTVIERRTNEVRSIAIRVFEENGQLPLIRFAALENELDGDPRREVQRLLGDGRSAVAVGDLNRLTGINARLDRFVDRSGGGTSAPSILGDGLLGNGGAQ, encoded by the coding sequence ATGCGTGACACGATCGACATCGGGATCGACCTGGGTACCACCAACAGCGCCGTCGCCGAGGCGAAGGGCGCGAGCGCCGAGGTGGTCCGTAACGCTCAGAACGTGGAGTTCACGCCGTCGGCGGTGTATGTGAGCCGAACGGGCAGCGTGCTCGTCGGGCAGAAGGCCGGCGCCCGGGTGGTGGCCGACCCCGACAACGCGTGCGCCGAGTTCAAGCTCCGCATGGGCCGCCGCGACCAGGACAAGCTGTTCGAGGCGTCGGGCCGCACCATGTCGCCGGAGGAGATGTCGGCGGAGGTGCTCAAGTCGTTGCGCGGCGACGTGCAGCGACGCACGGGCGAGCCGGTCGAGACGGCGGTGATCACCGTCCCGGCCGCGTTCACCGCGGACCAGACGGCCGCGACCAGTCGCGCCGCCGAGCTCGCCGGTCTGAAGGCCGCGCCCCTGCTGCAGGAGCCCACCGCCGCCGTCTGGGCGTACACGGCGGATGCCAAGGCACCCGACAAGGGGTTCTGGCTGGTCTACGACTTCGGCGGCGGCACGTTCGACGCCGCCGTCGTCAAGATCGAGGACGGCGAGTTCATGGTGGTCAACCACGCGGGCGACAACTCGCTGGGTGGCAAGCGGATCGACTGGGCCATCGTCGAGGACTACCTGCTGCCCCGGCTGCAGCAGGACCACGGCCTGACCGACGTCACTGCGGACAACCCCCGGTACCGGGGGGTGCTCGCGCAGCTCAAGGGCCTGGCCGAGGCGGCCAAGATCGAGCTGGCGCAGCAGGACAGCGTGGAGATCGAGGCGGAGATCAGGGTCGAGGCCGGCCGCGACGTCGAGTTCTACTGCGAGCTGACGCGGGACAACCTGGCGGACATCGCGCGGCCCCTGGTGGCGAGCTCGATCCGGCTGTGCCGCCAGTCGCTGTCCGAGAGCGCGATCCCCCCGGAGGCGTTCGAGCGGCTGCTGCTGGTCGGCGGCTCGTCCCAGCTCGCCCTGGTGCGCGAGATGCTGGCCGATCCGGTCGAGGGCCTCGGCATCCCGCTCGACCACAGCCTGGACCCGATGACGGTGGTGGCGCGCGGCGCGGCGATCTACGCCGCGACGCAGCGCATCCCTCAGGAGGTGCGGGCAGCGGCCCCGGTCGTCCCGGGCCGTGCGCTGCTGAACCTCGAGTACTCGGCAGCCGGGCTGGATGCCGACCCGTTGCTCGGCGGGCGGGTCCAGGCCGACGACATCGCCGACTGGACCGGCGGGACCGTCGAGATCCGCAACACGACGACCAAACCCCCGTGGACCACGGGCGCCGTGGCGCTGCGCCAGGACGGGTCGTTCTCCGTACGGCTGCGTGCCACGGAGTTCGCCACGCACTCGTTCACGGTGACCGTGCACGACCCGGCGGGCACGGAGCAGGCGACCTACCAGCCGGGCTTCACCTACCAGCGCAAGAGCGGCGGCATGGGCGGCGCCCCGACCATGAGCCACTCGATCAGCGTCGGCCTCGTCGGCAACACGCTGGTGCCGCTGGTCCGGCGCAACACCGAGCTGCCGAGCACGGGCCGCGTCAACGGCCTGCGGACCACGCAGGCGGTCGACCGGAGGTCCGGCAACGGCCTGATGCGCATCCCGATCCTGACGGGTGAGCACGCGCGGGCCGACCGCAACACGGTGGTGGGCCAGCTCGTCGTCCGCTCGGACGACATCGAGCGCGACCTGCCCCTGGGCACGGAGGTAGAGGTGGTCGTACGCGTCGACAGCAGCTTCCGGATCGAGGCCGAGGCGTACGTCCCGTTCCTCGACGCCGAGTTCGCCATCGACGTCGACCTCAGCCGCCCCGTGCTGCCCGAGCTCGCCGACCTGCGGGCCGCCCGCACGGCGCTCGACACCAGGTACCACGACCTGCGCAGCCAGGGTGAGCAGATCCGGGCCACCGAGGCGCTGGCCCGGCTGGACCGGCTGGACACGGACAGCATCATGGAGGAGATCGACCGGCTGCTGCGCCAGTCCGAGGCGGACCCGGACGCGCTAGCGACCTGCCAGGCGCGGCTGCTCGACGCCGACTCCGCCCTCGACGAGGTGGACGAGCTCCTGGAGCTGCCCAAGATCGTCGAGGAGGGCAGGGAGGCACAGGGGATCGCCAACGAGGTCGTCGCGGAGGCCGGCAACGGCCGCTACACGGACGAGCTGCGGCGGGCCGAGGCCGAGCTGGAGGACGCCATCGCGGAGGGCAACCGGACGGTGATCGAACGGCGGACCAACGAGGTTCGGTCCATCGCGATCCGCGTGTTCGAGGAGAACGGGCAGCTTCCCCTGATCCGGTTCGCGGCCCTGGAGAACGAGCTGGACGGCGACCCGCGCCGGGAGGTGCAGCGCCTCCTCGGTGACGGCCGCTCGGCGGTCGCCGTCGGCGACCTGAACCGGCTCACCGGTATCAACGCCCGGCTCGACCGGTTCGTGGACCGGAGCGGCGGGGGTACCAGTGCGCCGTCGATCCTCGGGGACGGCCTGCTGGGCAACGGGGGTGCGCAGTGA